From one Lolium rigidum isolate FL_2022 chromosome 4, APGP_CSIRO_Lrig_0.1, whole genome shotgun sequence genomic stretch:
- the LOC124705638 gene encoding uncharacterized protein LOC124705638, with amino-acid sequence MRRLFAAAWPHLLISLLLVALQSKAASSSGATAGRPEWQVLTRTNFSSQIRLHPHVLLVVTMPWYGESRSLMAELEHLVATDKQELGRLKLMVVYRNSEKLLSDAIGTSEGTKFIYYRQSIPFKYQGKLRARDILYSVRYTMSLKHEEAPFVPLHTKEEVEAFIQSTDKAVLLSEFCGWFTRLASGGSNTSSGATPSKTHTDNVDISAKTLTRESDGRLELVVKDEELSFGGGGQLTGSTWKGGFTIANQSVSDQIKIPTDENRKLCTVQKFQQFESFYARLTSLSREYFLPPEIVRFGLITDKSSLPSPDVVNESNSETWFLSVHYVGCTTCSVIAKEGDDLRSLLQSHHNLDVKEIDADESGAEATFPANRPSAILFVDRLSDSLKTRDESKLSLKILREYVQKNYPPYVISGDLNNGNSKMVPSVSSTTRGAPDARSGTVRLHALTSKYMELGDKISVMVVKDGESISYEGASQDSTSSPLYDILTKLIHKTRSAHSSKKTRISFVAKDVGIKLLSDESEVKVGDFVSIRESQHDRIDDLFASSDSVNDGIAEVVHENKATEEEYIDDGQSPTITEKTPAYYCGNDDLDCSDTGMKEQQEAEAEEASDVSPDLHEEVSIDVHSSNEVRGMLQKHTDEKTVSEGLDILEPDRRNVYSNNEKSGSPNQQDDVFSFPSHESERIEGFIGEDDVFSLDDEKEKSDSKYSPHATFSSSSILGSDNTEYAEQVTSSISDNSFVGSFFFSDGGYRLLRTLTGGSRIPSLVIIDPVQQKHYVFPQENEFSYPSLANYFDSFVNQSLSPYYRSASPVVGSKELPRPPFVNQDFHEANSIPLLTASTFCPLVFGFEGCESKYETSFLNAENIASAWKKDVLVLFSNSWCGFCQRTDLVVRELHRSFKSFLSLNSQVANAQDLQTKEKNGESTSEGLPTIYMMDCTANECHQLLKLAGKEEFYPTVLLFPAENKSAISFEGGVSVGNLIEFLESHVTNSRHILEYKGYLRKKRMVMQHDAPQTIQFHINDKSSSSVGSHPPTDPEKRKVHIVTGSILGATEKLGGTVPFDNARVLIVSADSREGFYGLIINKRLSWDAFKNLDSSMEPIKLAPLFYGGPVVVQGYHLVSLSRIALEGYAQVIPNLYYGNIIATSRVITGIKAGGQSAEDLWFFVGYAGWGYSQLFDELSEGAWHVSGEPIERLDWPDS; translated from the exons atgcgccgcctcttcgctgcggcatggccgcacctccttatctccctcctcctcgtcgcgctACAGTCAAAGGCGGCGTCAAGCTCCGGCGCCACTGCTGGCCGCCCAGAGTGGCAGGTCTTGACCAGGACCAACTTCTCCTCCCAGATCCGGCTCCACCCCCACGTTCTCCTCGTCGTCACCATGCCAT GGTATGGTGAATCAAGATCACTGATGGCCGAACTAGAACACCTTGTCGCAACCGATAAGCAGGAGCTTGGTCGTCTTAAGTTGATGGTTGTGTACAGAAATTCTGAGAAGTTGCTATCTGATGCTATTGGCACCAGTGAAGGAACAAAGTTCATATACTACCGACAATCCATACCGTTCAAGTATCAAGGAAAGCTCCGTGCACGTGATATATTATATTCGGTACGCTATACCATGTCACTTAAGCATGAGGAGGCCCCTTTTGTGCCTTTGCATACCAAAGAAGAGGTGGAGGCGTTTATCCAATCAACCGATAAAGCTGTACTTCTATCCGAATTCTGTGGTTGGTTCACCAGATTGGCTAGTGGTGGAAGCAACACAAGCAGTGGGGCCACTCCATCAAAAACTCACACAGATAATG TTGACATTTCTGCGAAGACACTGACCAGAGAATCAGATGGCCGACTAGAGCTT GTTGTAAAGGATGAAGAACTGTCCTTTGGAGGTGGGGGCCAGCTTACTGGTTCTACTTGGAAAGGTGGATTTACCATAGCAAATCAAAGTGTCTCAGATCAAATTAAAATACCGACTGATGAAAATAGAAAGCTGTGCACAGTACAAAAGTTCCAACAGTTCGAAAGCTTCTATGCAAGGCTTACTTCCCTGTCAAGAGAATACTTTCTTCCTCCAGAGATAGTTCGATTTGGCCTTATAACTGACAAATCATCATTACCTTCACCGGATGTTGTCAATGAAAGCAATTCAGAGACATGGTTCCTCAGTGTCCATTATGTGGGATGCACAACTTGCTCAGTTATTGCAAAAGAAGGGGATGACCTAAGAAGTCTGTTGCAATCCCATCATAATCTCGATGTTAAGGAG ATTGATGCTGACGAAAGTGGTGCTGAGGCTACCTTTCCAGCAAATAGGCCCTCAGCTATTCTATTTGTCGATAGATTATCAGATTCCTTAAAAACTAGAGATGAAAGCAAATTATCTCTCAAAATACTTCGGGAGTATGTTCAGAAAAATTATCCACCTTATGTCATTTCTGGTGATCTAAATAATGGCAACTCCAAAATGGTTCCTTCTGTGTCGAGCACAACTAGGGGAGCTCCAGATGCCCGTTCTGGAACAGTTAGGTTGCATGCTTTGACTTCAAAGTATATGGAACTAGGGGATAAAATATCAGTAATGGTAGTTAAAGATGGAGAAAGTATTTCATATGAAGGTGCTAGCCAAGATAGTACTAGTAGCCCTTTATATGATATTCTAACAAAACTTATTCACAAAACAAGATCAGCACAtagttcaaagaaaacaaggataaGTTTTGTAGCAAAAGATGTTGGCATAAAGTTGCTCTCTGATGAATCTGAAGTCAAAGTGGGGGATTTCGTGTCAATCCGAGAAAGTCAACATGATAGAATAGATGATTTATTTGCCAGCTCAGATAGTGTCAATGATGGCATCGCTGAAGTTGTGCATGAAAACAAGGCAACAGAAGAAGAATATATTGATGATGGACAATCACCCACTATAACTGAGAAAACTCCTGCATATTACTGTGGTAATGATGATCTTGATTGTAGTGATACAGGAATGAAGGAACAACAAGAAGCCGAGGCAGAAGAGGCCTCTGATGTAAGCCCTGATCTTCATGAAGAGGTCTCCATTGATGTGCATAGCAGCAATGAAGTTCGTGGTATGTTACAGAAGCACACAGATGAGAAAACTGTTTCAGAAGGTTTGGACATTTTGGAACCAGATAGGAGAAATGTGTATTCTAACAACGAGAAATCAGGATCACCAAATCAGCAAGATGATGTATTTTCATTCCCGAGTCATGAATCTGAAAGAATTGAAGGTTTCATTGGTGAGGATGATGTGTTTAGTCTGGATGACGAAAAAGAAAAAAGTGACAGCAAATATTCTCCACATGCGACATTTAGCTCTTCCAGCATCCTTGGAAGTGATAACACTGAATATGCAGAGCAGGTGACTTCAAGCATATCAGATAACAGTTTTGTTGGTTCGTTCTTCTTTTCGGATGGTGGTTATAGGCTTCTGAGAACTTTAACTGGTGGATCAAGAATCCCATCCCTGGTTATAATTGATCCAGTTCAACAGAAGCATTATGTCTTTCCTCAGGAAAATGAGTTTAGCTACCCTTCCTTGGCAAATTATTTTGACAGTTTTGTGAATCAAAGCCTTTCTCCGTATTATCGTTCAGCCTCACCTGTCGTAGGTTCAAAGGAGCTCCCAAGGCCACCGTTTGTCAATCAAGATTTCCATGAGGCAAATTCCATCCCTTTGTTGACAGCAAGTACTTTTTGTCCCTTGGTCTTTGGATTTGAAGGCTGTGAATCAAAATATGAAACATCATTTTTGAATGCTGAAAATATTGCATCTGCCTGGAAGAAGGATGTGCTGGTGTTGTTCAGCAACTCTTGGTGTGGGTTTTGCCAGAGAACAGATCTTGTTGTCCGTGAATTGCACCGGTCATTCAAAAGTTTCCTAAGTTTGAATTCTCAAGTTGCAAACGCTCAAGATTTGCAGACCAAAG AGAAAAATGGAGAGTCTACCTCTGAGGGCCTTCCAACTATTTACATGATGGACTGCACAGCAAACGAATGCCATCAGTTACTAAAATTGGCAGGCAAG GAGGAGTTTTATCCTACGGTGTTGCTTTTTCCGGCAGAAAACAAAAGCGCAATATCATTTGAAGGAGGAGTTTCGGTGGGCAATTTAATTGAATTTTTGGAGTCTCACGTGACCAATTCTCGCCATATATTAGAATATAAAG GATATCTGCGGAAGAAGAGGATGGTAATGCAACATGATGCACCACAGACGATCCAATTTCATATAAATGATAAGAGCAGCAGCAGTGTTGGTTCCCATCCACCAACTGATCCAGAAAAGCGCAAGGTGCATATTGTCACAGGGTCCATCCTCGGTGCCACGGAAAAGCTCGGCGGCACAGTTCCATTTGATAACGCGAGAGTGCTCATTGTGTCTGCTGATTCTCGCGAGGGCTTTTATGGACTAATCATCAACAAGAGGTTAAGCTGGGACGCCTTCAAGAATCTGGACAGCTCCATGGAGCCTATCAAGCTTGCCCCTCTCTTCTACGGTGGACCTGTTGTGGTGCAGGGCTACCACCTTGTGAGTCTCTCCAGAATTGCCTTGGAGGGTTACGCACAAGTCATACCCAATCTCTATTATGGAAACATAATTGCCACCAGCCGGGTAATCACTGGGATCAAAGCAGGCGGGCAATCTGCCGAGGACCTATGGTTTTTCGTCGGCTACGCTGGTTGGGGATACAGCCAGCTGTTTGACGAACTATCTGAAGGAGCATGGCATGTTAGTGGAGAGCCGATCGAGCGCTTGGACTGGCCGGATAGTTAG